ttggtgggctggtgttttcctctacaggtcgatctcaactgattctcgtgtaatttcatgtgcaagttcgatagttaatttttataattattattcagtttttgtttttttttaaatggtggagccatgatgaggaactattaatgttattgcaaaatttagagacttagacagggcacgttgctcgtaaagacgccgACCACAGGGTgaaggttcttaactggcgactacgtacgggaaatagagccttggaaatacctcctacaagctgtactgacggtctgctcaggatcgtaaaataaaataactaaagacagaaattgaacgaggattcttgtgataggtctttgaacctttagagaacaccttttagccaagctaatatgatgaatggcgcaaccaaaggagcaaaactattgtttttcacctgaacttatacgaaattaatgatctggccgactagccgactagtcggccgactaatcggccattcgagcgccgattacttggctagtcggccaaatcaatagtcggtacatcactaatagtAACTTATACCTTATATCAAACTCCTCAGTTAAATGGGTAGACTGACTTAGATATCAGCAATGGCATAGGTATGAAATGTTAAgaactagagtctgtgcggaaagagaagggtCATGGAATATAAGGGAACCAATACATTCTTTGACTCTTCTCATTCCGAACAGACTTTATGAATTATgggtaaaagtaaaaaaaaaaaagttattataattttaataaaacttgGTACAAAGCAAGCATAATTTGTTACAATAAATTCTTGAATTTGTCTCATCTCTAATACAATGCAACACTGTTGAAGTGCTTAATACATGTAAGTAGCTAAAAATCTTTGAGTTCATTACTATTATACGTTTTTTTCTCTAACcttgtgaataaaattaatGAGATGCTTTTTGTGGGCTTTATAATAGAAATGAAGCCACAGTACAAAAACAAAACTTGTTATGATTTTATTTCACTCTGTTCCTTCCTCTGTTGTACCATTTCCCTGATATTGTCTTCACTTTCTTTCAAGTTTTTTTCCAGATACTGCTTATTGTTCTCCAATTCTTTAGTACGCGTTTTCACTTGCGCCTCTCGGTTTTTCAAATTGGCTTTAACTTCTTCAAAGTCAGTAAGTAAGAACATTCGGCCCACGGACTCATAGGTCTTCGTATCAGGAGGCATGGTACTGATTTCACGTTGAGTTATGTCTACGTGCTGCAAGATGCGGTTCAATACACTAATTTGGGAGTCTATCACCTGTATTTTCTTGCTAGTTTCAACCATTTTGACTTGTAATTCAACAAATGCTTTTTTTAGCTCTAAATCTACAGGTTTAGCCATGGTGATCTTTTCGTTTATTACTTTTTTGCGTTTcttctaggttattgtgatATTGAGTGACTCAACCCAACCCAATCTGACAAGCTCCGTCGGTTTGGTTGACTTTTTAATAATCATAGATTACAAACCTTTACACAGTCATGTTCGTTCCAAAGTTTGTCCGGTGTCGGACATTTTCGGAATCGTAATCTAATATTTTGAAAaagaaaaatgtttatttttttgcaacgcTTGAATCTAATTGGCCCTTTATCAttacaagagatatctctttctcgctctcatttATGGGTGCCGCGCACCAAGGTcacggtgcggtgcggtagtgtgttatggCTATAAACGTATGGTCAGAGTACCATAGACAAACCTCCACAACACAGAATACCTTCCTTTCTCTTTCGCGTCTCTATTGACTCTTTCGAGTGTCTTGCTTGCTTGAGTTGAATGAAATGAATTGAATGTGACATGGCGTCGACCAAGATATATCACGGATAATTCTTGTTTTAATGACAGTGGCctcttttagtattttattaCTGAGGCCGTAATAAATCGTACATTTGCATTGATGGTAATGCATGCAAGGAAACCGCAGCGAATAAGCGATGGGTATGATTTAGTTTTTGATGATTCGATTTTGCAGTCTGTAGATGGCGGTCGCCGATTGATAGTTTTCCTGTAATTACGACGAAGAGATTAAAATTGTCTTTTTGTTTTCAGGTACTTTGAGAAGCACCAAGCCCATCCGTATCAGGTAACCATAAAATAAGCGAATATCAACTGTAACAATAACTGTTTCTGTAGTAGCACGTAAATGCTAACTCTGCCTCGAATTATGTACTTCTGTATGTAATATGTGTTCCCAACTCTGTTTTCCAGTTTTTTTCCCTATCCAAACAGCGTTTAAATAGTGTCGCATTACGCAGTACCTATTAAGACAGCTAACATGTTACTTGGTTAGAAGTATATAATTGTGGTTGTAATATGAGCATGAATTGATTTCCGACAATCTTACATTCAAATCGATTTCATTCGTGATTTTAAATACTGTTCGCCCGGTAGGTAATTTCAGTTCAATAaccataaaatattattttatagcaaAAAGTAGAAGTCCAAGTTGAATGCTGCTGTTTGGTAAAAATAATTTACATTAGAGTTTGTCTTTAAGTGGGTTTTAACGTGGGGACAGCAGACATGGATACTTAAAATGTCTATAAAACCTTGTGTAAAATGATTAATGACATTTTAATTTTTCGCGCACAGAAATACAATACCAAAAGTGATAGAAGGGCAAACGAGTATGTACCTTCTGACAACAGATATACACCACTCCGATCCCCAAATGGCAATGTCTCAGTACATGGACATGGGGCCCACACAGGCCATGCAGGGCATGGACACCACCACTACAGTCATGTGGTTGATGAAAGAGGATATGCAACATCTAGAAATACCTATATACAGAAAGGTTCTGAAAAGGAGAGAGATAGAGACTATAAATCCTCTAGAAATAAGTACACAGGTAAGACCTTGTATactataatgatttatttgtttatattagtataatattaattagtataatataaataaaattacatgttaAATTGTACAAACACACATGGTCAACTGGCCATGCATAGGCCAACCTCTTATATTTTTAACCTATCATATTGACCTGGCTAATATTAAAAGGCTGGTGATGCTAAGGCATGTTAAATTTAatctttatttagtttattattataaaatgctATATAAAAtcaagttttataaaaaaaatataaaacaaatatttagcTAATGTTATACAAAACCATTCCTAGGGGTTTTGAATTGAATTCTAATATTGGGAACagaaaaaagtaataaaagTGTAAATTTGCTATTTgtaagctaaaaaaatatattgttgcTTGTCAGTAGGGTGTTTCAGTCATGAGGATCCGATTAAACATCAACCTTGTCTAAAATCTCCTcataattgaatataatttattagtATCTCTATAACTCAATTTAATTATCCTTAGACAGAACAATTCCTGAAAACAAGTGCTAAAAAAATGGGACATCAGTAAAGCTGTTGTTGATAagcatacatcggggttttcggtgcgAGAATGTTTGGTAATAGGCAACAAGTAGGTATTGacttaaaaaaaacagaatgtACAGCAGGTTTctacctaataaataattaattaaacgaaatattaaattaataagaatagttattatatttaaacaacCTTTGACAAAcagaaacacaatttttttcaccacaccaatgctaggaaaatacttactgtaaaacattacaaatcaaatccaaatgaacatTATTTAATACCTATCACTCAAAATCATCCCTAAAAAGTAAATTCTACTAGCCAACATCAGAAATCAATTCAACAAATTACTTAATAACTCTTGTGGATAGAATGCAACTTTTACTTCCGTTTTTGATAGATAAAGAGGGACTCTATGAGCttgtgtggtgaaaataaaattgtaacatagTGTGTATAAAATTCACATAGGGCATAATATGTTTTCTCAGACTAACCTATCTGTTTATCTCTACTCTCACTCAAATcattcccgcaccgaaaaccccgatgtatgttGATAAGTGTCTTAGGGTCACTTACACCATCCAGGGTTAGCCACTAActcagggttaaccggttaatcctggagttaccagtacaatttaatcCTGTGTTCATGGTTAACTCCGAGTTAGAGGCAAACCCTGGATGGTACATGTGGCCCTTAAAGGCTTAtagatatataaaaaataaatacataatgtgCTGTAACTCATCAAGAAGTTACAAGAATGTATACCAAATGCAATTCAATACATAAATACACAAATTTCTTAATTTACTTAGTCCTCAAAATATAATAACTGGTATACAGTTCCCTAACATTATAGAAAACTGCTAATATGTCCAGTACATATTTCATGGAAGCTACCTATCTTctttaaatgttattatttttctataatGTTAAAATACTCATCTACAACAGCTATGTACCTATTATGTCATTGTTTCATTTTGTCAAGCACTACTTTTAGACTTTTAGGTATATCTTGCATTTGAagtttgaaatatatttttttatcatgagTTGTAAAAGTGTAAAATTCTCATTTTTACTAATTATATTTGTCCCTTGGCATCTGCGAATAGAATGATATCAGAGACCCATTATTGTAGTATAATTCATAAAACTAATTCTCTGAAAGAAATTAAGTTCAtaactatttaataatatttattcaggTATGCAACTTGATAGCTagataattataaaatacatgtaTGCTGCACAGCATAATTGAATTGAAGAGTATAATTTATGACAGTAGTTTTCATTAGAGTGTGCATACgtgcgaggcaatttcctcgcgcacatAATGGCCAGTGTAAACGTGCCTCGGCCGAGGCGGAGCGCGCGAGGCACGTCTATACTGAccgttttgtgcgcgaggaaattgcctcgcgcgtatgctcgctctgtgtggacccggctatttACATAAAAAGTTGCAAATATAATACCAGCTAAGACACATATTTGGGCAAAAGCTTAAGCGAATGAATGGTACAATCTTTTTCTTAATATTATTTCTTGCAGATTGACAATACTATTACACAAAAGCATTGCACCTTTTAAAAatcatacttaaaataaatgctGTTAATGGTAAAGGCTTTatattgttataaaaaaattgaacaGGAAAGTATGCATTATGCATTGTAcgcataataattaataattttctttaaCTATTCCAGATAGTGTCAGATCCCCAAAGGAGAAACGTGAGAGAATCAAAGAAAGTGAACGAGAGAGAAGTAATCATGAACGAAGTGAATCAGAGAAAAAGAATAGGACTAGTGGCATAAACATAAGTGTTAATAGAAGTAGTAAATATGATAAAAGAAGTGCTCCCTCAGGGAGCGTGCCTTCTGGCAGTGAATGGTCAGAGCATATTAGTTCTTCAGGAAAGAAGTATTATTATAACTGTATCAGTGAAGTGTCACAGTGGGAGAAGCCCCGGGAGTGGGACTCAAGAAGGACATCATCCAAAGATTCTACATATTCATCCAGAAGCAGTAAGTTTTCATTCATTGCTGTATTTCCCACATACAAACATCTGAATTGCTCACCTTTCATACAGGCGAAGAAGTTGTTAATTATTGGAGATGACATGTAGTCTAATAATTTTGTGCCTCAAATTTGAAAGCTGTGGTACAGTGACGTCTGAAAATATTGATACGGACAAGGTGCCAATATTATGTGTACACAACCTTATTGCCCATATACATATTAAGGTGATGTTTACATATTTTAGGAGGTTTATCCgtatcaatatttttaaatgtgacTGTATAAATACACACTGTACTGTACATACAGCAGTATGTCTGCTTACATTATGATCATATTTACACTGCTTCTACAATCCATAAATTGATGTTCGGTTTTGTCAGCTTCCTTGTTCATGGTATAAAATAATAGACACCTATTGTCCAGTaagaatttataaaataaaagatttttGATTTAGTAAAGTAACTCTTATAATATAGAAAACTTAGGGAGGAATTATGCTTATATATCTAAATTAAGGAATTATTATCATATGAGTATATTGTTTCTCTATTGCAGAAGTAATCATGAGGATATTTTATTGGTTATGCTATACAGTATAATATTGAAATAATCTCAAGTAGCATGATTATTACTGACTATATATTCAATATTTTACTGCAAAAGTGCTTGCAATTTCATGCTCACCTATATACAGttctttataaacttaaaagtaaaaatatatccGCCATGAAAAAGTCAGTTAAAAGCACAAGCCAtatacatttaattatttatagttttttaaaggttacataaatttaataaccATTGCActcacacatacacacacactgAAGGTAAATTACAAATCAATAAGCTCACCTGATAGAAATTACTACTATCATACAAATGGAGTTATTTCTCTACAATTCGCGTAAAAAGTATCGATCACACTCTTGTTTTACATATACATATGGTGACATACTTTTCCTAAAGCTATTCTGTTACAGAATGGTAGATATTTTTGACGCGTATTTTCATCCACttctattgatgctgactgtccTGACTGTACACATTTGAGAATCGGATgggtataaattaaaaaaaatatgaaatattcttcttgtaatttaattaagcGATGTACTTAATGAATATTGGTATTGTGACGATGCTATGTGATTAAGAAATATCATTCCGGCGGTGATAGTATTGCAGCATGCTGCATACAGCTGTCCTTCAACCATTTATAGCGTCGAACGTTACAATTTGAGGTTTCTTGGTGGTCAAAGTACCGCCATAGGCTTCGTGATCCCGAATAGTGCATGTTAGAAaatgcgaaaaaaaaaacaacttaaattaaagaataaaaatgttgttaaaattttataatttctgGTAAAGAAAAAAATCGTGAGGATACACGTTATCCTATCAAGACTTAGATCTTCAGCTGGGTTGCAAGATTAATACACGTCAATGGGCTAAGGTGCAGggggcaatttcgactgcgggataatttcaactaatcgaaatatcttccatgttttacattattaactagagtcccatatatgtatatacaatatgtccagatagcgaaaaatatgtgttgtgtgtgactctagttaataatgtaaaacatgaaaattattTCGATTATTTGAAATTCTCCCTCAGTCGAAATTTTCCCCCCTACATCTTTTTCTAGCGTAGCTTCGTAGGATTCTCGTGCCGTCTCCACAGGCTTCCCGAAGTTTATTTGGTGCGTCGAGTTTGAGCCCTTTGTTTTCGTAACCTTGGAAATTCTTTCATTGGCTGAAAGGCATTCCTTGCGTAAGAGGCTATATCGGGTGTTCCAGAAAGTATAGGCACAAGCTCCAAATGATATGAAACAATATTTTTCTTAAgttttacaattatttattgGTCAGTATTAAATTTCTGCTTATTTTGCAACAAATTCAGGTACCATACGTCTGACATCGTCAACAGTAAGCCAGATATCGCACCTTGGATCGAACCCTCGACTTACGCTTCAGCACAGATTTATTTCTGATGACTTTGGAGACTTGCAACCAGTTTTTTTGAAGGCCGCGATAGAATCTGCAATCTTAGTATTTTTTCCGAGATATTATGCTTTAGTACGAGTCCAAAAAGTGTCGATTGGCCTGGGTTCCAGGCAGTTCGGCGGATTCGTTTACTTATGCACATATTCAACTCCGCTGTCTCTATACCAAGATAACGTGGTCTTGGACTAGTGTACAGACGCCAAACCTGGCCAGAACAAGACAGGAGCATCATGCTCACGGACCATGGTTAACAAGCGGTGATTTGGGCACTCCGAGATGAAGGTGACTCCGAGACAAATGGCTTGGACAACTTCCCGCACTCACATGTGGCCcgccatatttttgtttttatgctGAATTTTTCGACGAAAATGATTTTCGGCATTTCTCGtacagtcacagaataaataatagtactaggtaccagtggcggcgcgtccataaaagccgattcccaccggcttgcctgtttttggacgtttgagcagagttgtaaaggaaatatgtaagccaaattagccccggcttgcctatggatatgtttgacgcgccgccactgctaggtacagaagactcactctctaacaaaacgcgtctgttacgatcagcacaggtatggccgctaggtggcgacagcgccacgcgcggcttatggcaaaccccaaaattggggccgaacggatgtacttttagctacctgtagcaaagcgacgaaatcgcggagtgagccacgcctggtacagTGTAAAATTGGTCACCTGGAAACATTTTATAGTAAAATTGTATGTAGGTTTTGTCGTCCATAATAATGCCCAAAGATTTTCggcacaatagggtattataaaaTTTTCTCACTCGTGGTTTCACGCATGCGGCCGGCTTAAGGCTCCATTTTGGTTTCTTCTGCTTTTTAAAGGTCTTCAAACTGATTCTTACCTTTGAGTTAGACATTGCTAGCCGATGTTCGTAATTTTTTGGCCGCATCCCTAACAGGAGAGTATTTTTTTTCAGCGAAACACTTGAGCAATCTTACGATCCATTTTTGATCCATAGGCCTCCTTATCCGACCCCTTCTTGGTGCATCGTAAAAGGTGAATCCTCACTATACTTTCGAATAGCCTAACGTGCGGCTCCGGTGTTAACTACTGCATATTTCGCCAACTCTTTGACCGTGATGTAACGAATCGTTCACCATTTGTGCAcaatacagtgtggaaagataagtcgggccctggagggaaactacgttaaatccttaagctggctcattttatttaaaggagacattcctttatttttaaaaagaaacaaaactgcatttaaagatttttcattttttcttcaatttagcttgtctaaaaaaatcttgagtactaaattagattttatggatattttatacgacagacgagtgtaagacctaatgtttcttggagaaatgttatcattaacattaactgtatcgactagtacagccattctctaagtgtgttccgcggaaccccagggttccgcgacacccctgcaggggttccgcaagaatgtagaacactatgctttagtcgcctcgaaaaattttactatgcaaaaaacacacttctaaaaactattgttttattgtagggttccatcaagtatttcgctttccaaaagggttccgtcaaaaaaaaagattgagaaccgctggactagtagaataaaattgcgagtgtttattttttggaatttttagtcgggtcgagtcccgggcgaggcaagcgagttttagaaaatctttgaatgcagttttgtttctttttaaaaataaaggaatgtctgctttaagtaaaatgagccagcttaaggacttaaggtagtttccctccagggcccgacttatctttccgcACTTTATATTTTCGTGTCTGAAGAAATGCCCCGcatttcgcgtattttgcacACAAGCTTTGCGATGAACGTAAATAATCATAGATAAATAAGTAACTGACGATTTCATATACGTTTTTTTATCTAGTTAGTAGTATGCATCCAAAAGGCAGCATCGCAAAGTTGTGCTTATACTTTCTGTAACACCCGATAAGTCTTACATTTTTTCAGTTTACACTAATCAAaaaaatgtagtgcataattgttttccttcgtattttctcggaaacgttcgtatttgtcatgctgaTTCAGTCAACGGTAGGACTTTttataccgagactgactgaaatagcaagacacgttcgtacgtaaTTGGTCATGTAGCACTGCAATAATCCCAACTACTGGACTAATTATCATTAATTAATCAAATAGACCGCGAGCCAGGAACAGATTTCCAGGACCAATCGCCTCTCGGGGATAACACGTATAGTTATTaacggctatgtatgatgaACCTTCATGGAGGTCAGCTGCCGCTCCATTGGTGGGTTGAGGAAAGGCAGCCaccgaaacatgtaaaaaaataaaacaaatttagtcatcgcctcccgtttgatactttgtcagatgatagtttagatgctattatGAGTTAAAAAAATCGACAGTTGGTTGTATCGCGGTGGGAAGACCGTAAGCTGGTCGCATAAAGATGTAAAAATAAGCGCTTTACCTTTTTATGATAGCGATAACAAaataattagtgtccgaccgaaacatgtttttttgccgaaaccgaaaccgaaaccgaatgttcggctttggctctagtttcggccgaaaccgaaaccgaaccttttgtagacttgttaaaatcgtttaaaaaatgtcataaaaccgcttttacacacatattatggagctgtcaacacccaatgtccttgaaattgatgttacttaagcagttttttaagaaaattactagagttagaccaaggcaaaattttgcaacgattttgataacacacgcagtgcgttattttaaacgtcaaaacttctatggaattatgacgtataaataacatttgcactagttgcactgcgtacgctatcaaaatcattgcagaatttttttagtctaactctattcattcaccagtcaagctaacatgtatatacagggtcaaccaaaaacgcgagcgcagcgagcgcgaaattttttgttaaaatatcgcaaggccgggtaccgatcttcacctgggcctaaaagtccgaagtgccccagtgaggcgaactttcatacgaagtcaaagccgtgcttcaggcttcaggataagtagttgagcacaaactccaaccaatgtctattgtattaaaaagcgagatatttccttgagcgctggtggcctagcggtaagagcgtgcgactttcaacccgaaggtcgcaggtataaaccccggctcgtaccaatgagtttttcggaacttataggtatccgaaatatcatttgatatttactatttgcttttcggtgaaggaaaaccatcgtgaggaagccggactagtcccgataaggcctagtttactctctgggttcgaaggtcagtctcatggcagtcgctttcgtaaaaactagtgcctacgccaattcttgggattagttgtcaattggaccccaggctcccatgagccgtggcaaaaattccgggattacgcgaggaagatgatgagttttcttattattcctttgcccaggcccagtaacatgcgacagtactatctcatttactccgatacaattagacagtgtgcgcgttataggtattaacagcctcttaagactgcgtctagtggcgccctcattagtggaattgtgttttgataataaaccagttaattactgtacctatacatgaatcagtatatgtaggtacatactacatattaatattgttgtcctacttattccccgacttttggtctttgtcacatagtttagtttcatagtacgaagtaccatttcgtaagtttcggcccggccgaaaggttcggccgttttttggccgaaaccgaaactacagccgaaacatgattttttggccgaaactggccgaaacagaaaccgaaaccgaaccttcggtcggacactaaaaatAATGAAACTTTGCATGTAGCATTTCATCGGGCGTTTCAATAATCGCCTTACGGATTTGCGGACATAAATGGTAAGgcgcgtattttttacatgtgtatgcaagtagctgacggtctttccaccgctatacaaccggctgatgcttttttaacaagcttttattaggtcgacctgtatgtaactaacatgtaatggaatctaaggtaactaatttaaccatcttccaaggatcgtagcgtcatgaaatttggcagctgtatgtagttctgatgacaatacaataatatggtactgtcgaactgatctgatgatggagacaggaggtggccatatgaactccgtgatgaaacaacgcaacctaattgtgttaggggtttttagaattgtctcgatgagtattagttgtctgtcgtaagaaaagtacagtcagcgataaaagcttgtaccaaaaatgaaatttttgccaaaaacttatttatattagcaactaaactatcatctgacacaGTATCAATCGGGAGGCGATGATATTTTCACGTTAGCACACCTACAGATCACAGGTCTGATACAGGCCAGTGAAACACCTACACTGaactaacaaaattttatgtttttgtaaaaacctTCTAATTATACTTCATAGTTGCATAAAAAAGTCAAATGACATATTATTTCTATTGATTTAACCAAGTATTAACccttttacacgactgcccaaaaaaagagTGAATTTTTCAgtgttcatgtttgtatgtatataGTATGTGAGtttatttatctatctacatcTATATGGAATGTCCAAGGCTTATGCGAGACAGTT
Above is a window of Cydia splendana chromosome Z, ilCydSple1.2, whole genome shotgun sequence DNA encoding:
- the LOC134805335 gene encoding prefoldin subunit 1, whose amino-acid sequence is MAKPVDLELKKAFVELQVKMVETSKKIQVIDSQISVLNRILQHVDITQREISTMPPDTKTYESVGRMFLLTDFEEVKANLKNREAQVKTRTKELENNKQYLEKNLKESEDNIREMVQQRKEQSEIKS